A genomic segment from Legionella quinlivanii encodes:
- a CDS encoding TssA family type VI secretion system protein encodes MLELDQIAGLVAKPITDSEPAGANCQDDDKYISLRNEMQKLSRAGQSSGIEWNTVSNNSLYLLIEKSKDFQVACYLAYALFHQYQYPGLKVGANVLTNMLERYWDSSHPQDRPRVKVNFLNWYASQCFNYIQYIKPVDNVKDIQQSVKYFNEIRDFLKDRELEFEAFNNLIATLNEYLRQLDFKMVAPQKEEKPVKLEDSVKTIQQDENLPLEQGFLTLTRGARDLMKADLTLPYPYYLNRLAAWGSIAVLPDVEDGVTGISPPDFFSVKRINTIQDGHDPLEVLRLVEEIIPDEPFWLDLQILSLDMLKKLGERYEEAFAVVKREFIQFLQRFPGIEKLKFNNNSAFLSDWAQDQLNELRTTSSMSFTDRMSHLSLAEQQQIDEIKSLSKAFSRKNIELEIVQLEQINKQAVSERVRLTAYMAICEELLKAGNRTIIRPYLLFILEIIDKHQLGTWDSVLTLDALSLVYRGMKSIRNKISDDLFEQVIHRVARIDSKMVLELSKL; translated from the coding sequence ATGCTTGAACTTGATCAAATCGCTGGATTAGTTGCCAAGCCTATCACAGATAGTGAACCTGCCGGGGCAAACTGCCAGGACGATGACAAATACATCAGCCTGCGTAATGAAATGCAAAAACTATCACGAGCAGGCCAGTCCAGCGGCATTGAGTGGAATACGGTCAGCAACAATTCACTTTATTTGCTGATTGAAAAATCCAAGGATTTTCAGGTTGCATGTTACCTTGCCTATGCTCTTTTTCATCAGTACCAATATCCAGGTCTTAAAGTTGGAGCGAATGTTCTGACCAATATGCTGGAGCGATATTGGGATAGTTCCCATCCTCAGGACCGACCTCGTGTTAAGGTTAATTTCTTAAACTGGTATGCTTCCCAGTGTTTTAATTACATTCAATATATTAAGCCTGTCGACAACGTTAAGGACATTCAGCAATCGGTCAAATATTTTAATGAAATCAGAGACTTTCTGAAAGATCGGGAACTTGAGTTTGAGGCGTTCAACAATCTGATAGCTACGCTGAATGAGTACCTTCGCCAATTGGATTTTAAAATGGTTGCACCTCAAAAAGAGGAAAAACCTGTCAAGTTGGAAGATAGCGTCAAAACCATTCAGCAAGATGAGAATTTGCCGCTTGAGCAAGGCTTTCTGACCTTGACTCGGGGAGCCCGCGATTTGATGAAAGCGGATTTGACCCTCCCTTATCCCTATTATTTAAATCGGCTCGCTGCCTGGGGAAGTATTGCCGTACTTCCAGACGTTGAAGACGGTGTAACCGGCATTTCACCCCCCGATTTTTTTAGTGTAAAAAGAATTAATACGATTCAGGATGGGCATGACCCTCTCGAAGTTTTAAGATTGGTCGAAGAAATTATTCCTGATGAGCCGTTCTGGCTTGATCTGCAAATTCTTAGTCTTGATATGTTGAAAAAGCTTGGCGAGCGTTACGAAGAGGCATTCGCGGTGGTTAAACGTGAGTTCATTCAGTTTCTCCAGCGCTTTCCTGGCATTGAGAAATTAAAATTCAATAATAACAGCGCCTTTCTCAGTGATTGGGCGCAAGATCAGCTAAATGAGTTAAGAACAACGAGCTCCATGAGTTTTACTGATCGAATGAGTCATTTGTCATTGGCTGAACAACAACAAATCGATGAAATTAAAAGTCTTAGTAAAGCATTCAGCAGAAAAAATATAGAACTCGAAATTGTTCAGCTGGAACAGATAAACAAGCAAGCGGTTTCCGAGCGTGTGCGGTTGACTGCTTATATGGCAATCTGCGAAGAGTTACTAAAAGCAGGAAATCGAACAATTATCAGACCTTATTTATTATTCATTCTTGAAATTATCGACAAACATCAGTTGGGAACATGGGATTCTGTTTTAACATTGGATGCCCTGAGTCTGGTATATCGGGGAATGAAGTCTATAAGAAATAAAATCAGTGATGATTTATTTGAACAGGTTATTCATAGAGTCGCTCGAATTGACTCAAAAATGGTATTGGAATTAAGTAAACTTTAA
- a CDS encoding DUF3540 domain-containing protein, with translation MLKENEIMRLAGTGGCYPATIKFIEGDNFHLKFSFSNSTIKAKKAFSCLLEPLADDEIMAYLGEEEVYVLAILNRRSENNACINMQHALEVNAPSISLNSIELKINSEKACLNLQHSRLEGQECSFHFEKLKFIAKTIEKICDTLNLQTIRLFQWVEDLEHQVLGRLRSRVKKNYRLDCGELTIITEDDAKIKAKQIHLG, from the coding sequence ATGTTAAAAGAAAATGAAATAATGCGATTGGCCGGTACCGGTGGATGCTATCCCGCTACGATAAAATTCATCGAAGGTGATAATTTTCATTTAAAATTTTCATTCAGCAATTCCACGATCAAAGCAAAAAAAGCGTTTTCTTGTCTGTTGGAGCCCCTGGCTGATGATGAAATCATGGCTTATCTGGGGGAGGAAGAGGTTTATGTGTTAGCGATTTTGAATCGTAGAAGTGAAAATAATGCATGTATTAATATGCAGCATGCGCTTGAAGTTAACGCGCCTTCAATAAGTTTAAATTCCATTGAGCTGAAAATAAATTCTGAAAAAGCCTGTCTGAATTTGCAACATAGCCGGCTTGAGGGGCAAGAATGCAGTTTTCATTTCGAGAAGCTGAAATTCATTGCCAAAACCATTGAAAAAATCTGCGACACATTGAACCTGCAGACTATTCGTCTGTTCCAATGGGTAGAGGATTTGGAGCATCAGGTGTTGGGCCGTTTACGAAGCAGGGTCAAAAAGAACTATCGACTGGATTGCGGCGAACTCACAATTATTACAGAAGACGACGCAAAAATAAAAGCTAAGCAAATTCATTTAGGGTAA
- a CDS encoding pentapeptide repeat-containing protein, with the protein MDLAQLKNALSERKVIEGENFDGTLITELDIFRPIFLNSHFKKCVFKNMKFKAAIFENCRFDEVYFEKVEMTINTFTACTFNKVHVVHSDWKSAVFNQNKIDGLIISDSNLALSDFKEEVLENCQFLNSDLSQSSFSQSRLIAVQMQNIQWSRSTATEAWFERGNFSKVDMTACNFTGSRFSGVHFKQCNFFHCLLIKAKIDKVAFQDPVDIRHINCLQASLNQLSLEKLTFFAAVFQEAKLTAVDFSQAQLSTANFISATIDDCLFNRCQLNNANFESTIIKDCDFQHSSLNAARFNYSQLSHCDFSQSEMNSASLHDTREHQVIWNIKSGEYMKKTDPDLLRAEQWST; encoded by the coding sequence ATGGATTTAGCTCAGTTAAAAAACGCATTGTCAGAACGAAAAGTAATTGAAGGAGAGAACTTTGACGGTACTTTAATTACGGAACTGGATATATTCAGACCTATCTTTTTAAACAGTCATTTCAAGAAATGCGTTTTTAAAAATATGAAATTTAAGGCTGCTATTTTTGAGAATTGCCGCTTTGATGAGGTGTATTTTGAGAAAGTCGAGATGACTATCAATACATTCACTGCCTGCACATTCAACAAGGTCCATGTTGTACATAGTGATTGGAAAAGCGCCGTATTCAACCAGAACAAGATTGATGGACTAATTATCAGTGATTCAAATCTCGCGCTAAGTGATTTCAAGGAAGAGGTATTGGAGAACTGTCAATTCCTGAATAGTGATTTAAGTCAAAGCAGTTTTTCACAATCCCGATTAATTGCTGTACAAATGCAAAATATACAATGGTCGCGCTCAACTGCAACTGAGGCGTGGTTTGAACGTGGAAATTTTTCAAAGGTTGATATGACCGCCTGTAACTTTACCGGTAGCAGGTTTTCCGGTGTACACTTTAAACAATGCAATTTTTTTCACTGCCTGCTGATTAAAGCTAAAATTGATAAAGTCGCTTTTCAGGATCCTGTAGATATCCGGCATATCAATTGCCTGCAAGCGAGTCTTAACCAGCTCTCATTGGAAAAATTGACTTTTTTTGCTGCTGTTTTTCAGGAAGCGAAACTGACCGCTGTCGATTTTAGCCAGGCCCAATTAAGTACGGCCAATTTTATTAGTGCGACAATAGACGATTGCCTTTTTAATCGCTGCCAATTAAACAATGCTAACTTTGAATCTACGATTATTAAGGACTGTGATTTTCAGCACAGCTCCTTAAACGCTGCCAGGTTTAATTATAGTCAGCTTAGTCATTGTGATTTTTCACAATCAGAAATGAACAGCGCGTCCTTACATGACACCAGGGAGCATCAGGTGATCTGGAATATTAAAAGCGGCGAATATATGAAAAAAACAGATCCGGATTTATTAAGAGCAGAGCAGTGGAGCACATAA
- a CDS encoding PAAR-like domain-containing protein — protein MTMACMLGGTVTTTGNTDVCLVPPEVPTPFPNMATWINSIGFVPEILITMAPSCNILTSISISTGDEPGKEGGVKSGTTQGVFQPLTGLPNVLLNGFPACNVGITNGTSNTTNTTSIYTVPSQTVVVAA, from the coding sequence ATGACTATGGCATGTATGTTAGGCGGTACCGTTACAACAACGGGAAATACGGATGTTTGTCTTGTTCCGCCTGAGGTACCAACCCCTTTCCCCAATATGGCGACCTGGATAAACAGTATAGGTTTCGTACCTGAAATATTGATCACTATGGCGCCCAGTTGCAATATCCTTACCTCTATCAGTATCTCAACTGGTGATGAGCCTGGTAAGGAGGGCGGGGTAAAGTCAGGTACCACGCAGGGCGTGTTTCAGCCGCTCACAGGCCTGCCGAATGTGCTACTGAATGGATTTCCTGCCTGCAATGTTGGCATAACAAATGGTACGTCAAATACAACTAACACCACATCTATTTATACCGTACCATCACAAACTGTAGTGGTTGCGGCATAG
- a CDS encoding type VI secretion protein IcmF/TssM N-terminal domain-containing protein, with translation MRLIGQTIFWMVTLLVFGFLSTLLVVGHDLPIWMGPLIFIGISLLFYLLTSMSYGLEKWWRNRKNEKQKAIGEKVETGGLSLTLQNAVNYIHQNSVAGGVKRFWHMPWVLFFGSPKASQMNVFKLHTHFSVGDTDDIELQRNKAVVLEDYVIWYVDDTLLQTNTPRKIERQWQSFLETIRKGKKKQPAVQQIVVEIPASLLTGGNKGELSFYARSLRDRINQVSNITGYRQQILFIITECQHLEGFDSYVQIVPENMLNQAMGYVVDDPMRNSSSSKPIQYLSERAQDVIDIILFNREKQFDSKVYRFPLSIADLREQYTIFSEIFFSATSYSESPVLLGVYMTGTIVNKGIEDQAFAYDLIDKIQTRLMCPMMPLKNELARQQRREYVRLGLWYLLCFGLAGYLYYVYTQTSKRLLDLVQLLPAEEVYGTSLEANLVEFNEFHILMNAVDRFKNQWQIKILPYRGGLDRLYDFFGDLYVTQFKSHALDILDGKILNLLRQGDAVTDRQKAYLVQNMVTRVNAVQAKLGGSDRQALMSMPNPEIRYLGYSNISEDIQNAFGVLYKDYIYWNSNTEGLRLESIKLLRWLEDSRYLNSNLHWLVEWGNTRPGAYSIGLNDFWPGSISIREYDIQPAFTIQGDLAIQQLLEQIEYALPVYIDISRQESNFKVWYEENRVNKWEQFSFDFSKGQRTLAYQFEWDQTFDNMMTPNGVYFSLMDRINNEFSHKLSIKNPRWIEMIHQFAGLLNYQYESTEGVQLKELSNTLAKWGEVLNARPSQINQPVQTIKTTQTSQPVSSDASPDEIKAVSNKLSFDNQVDAAKAFLTYRGLLRRLYAKPFVQSVKAYASAKSLYESQSSLSRDTSNVIQAYQALLGIRRTLDHYDQLDETNAFWVLMRGPLDFYIDYTNRYASCYIQQKWLDEVYLRTATIEGEDLNDLLFGKAGVVYAFHEKYTKPFIKQVGNNFVPIYVLKHKFPLSVEYYQFLKSGLNLDTGDNSLVKIKKELDAKLPTDITIRAKPVNLQLGSTALPYKTVLNVKCNDDMVSLENFNYPSQRTIRKWTLESCGPVEIDIYFPAATLTIQYAGNDGFLRFLQDYSKGIVTYPVSLFPDQAKYLRANRINAIHVYYSLSGADDVTWQIGQYLAALKQIKVDKVKLDQVVKVPRVITDCWEQES, from the coding sequence ATGAGGTTAATCGGGCAAACAATATTCTGGATGGTTACGCTCCTCGTCTTTGGATTTTTATCTACACTTTTAGTTGTAGGGCATGATCTTCCAATCTGGATGGGCCCCCTGATTTTTATAGGGATATCACTGCTTTTTTATCTGCTTACCTCGATGAGTTATGGCTTGGAGAAGTGGTGGAGAAATCGTAAAAATGAGAAACAAAAGGCCATAGGTGAAAAGGTGGAGACTGGCGGATTAAGCCTGACTCTGCAGAACGCGGTTAACTATATTCATCAAAATTCAGTGGCTGGAGGAGTCAAGCGTTTTTGGCATATGCCCTGGGTTCTGTTTTTTGGCAGTCCCAAAGCCTCACAAATGAATGTCTTCAAACTCCATACTCATTTTAGTGTGGGGGATACCGATGATATCGAATTACAAAGAAACAAAGCAGTAGTCCTGGAAGATTATGTCATTTGGTATGTAGATGACACTTTGCTTCAGACCAATACACCCAGAAAAATTGAGCGTCAATGGCAATCATTTCTTGAAACAATCCGAAAGGGTAAAAAGAAACAACCCGCTGTCCAGCAAATCGTAGTGGAGATACCTGCTTCTCTTTTAACAGGGGGTAATAAGGGGGAGTTATCTTTTTATGCTCGCTCACTAAGGGACCGAATTAACCAGGTCAGTAATATCACCGGATATCGTCAACAAATTCTCTTTATTATTACAGAATGCCAGCATCTGGAAGGATTTGACTCCTATGTGCAGATTGTTCCTGAAAATATGCTTAATCAGGCAATGGGGTATGTGGTCGATGATCCGATGCGCAATTCTTCTTCCAGCAAACCTATCCAATATTTAAGTGAGCGCGCACAAGATGTGATTGATATCATCCTGTTTAACCGCGAGAAACAATTTGATTCCAAAGTATATCGGTTTCCGCTGTCTATTGCCGACTTAAGAGAACAGTATACCATCTTTAGCGAAATATTTTTTTCAGCAACCTCCTACAGTGAATCCCCGGTGTTATTGGGTGTTTACATGACAGGAACAATAGTCAATAAAGGAATTGAAGACCAGGCGTTTGCCTATGACTTAATTGACAAAATTCAGACGCGGCTAATGTGCCCGATGATGCCGCTGAAGAATGAGCTGGCCAGACAACAACGTCGTGAATATGTAAGACTTGGGTTATGGTATTTACTCTGTTTCGGGTTGGCGGGTTATTTGTATTATGTGTACACTCAAACCTCCAAACGCTTGCTTGATTTGGTTCAGTTGTTACCTGCGGAAGAGGTCTATGGAACCAGTCTCGAGGCAAATCTGGTCGAATTCAATGAGTTCCATATTTTAATGAATGCCGTAGATCGCTTTAAAAATCAGTGGCAAATTAAAATTCTTCCATATCGAGGCGGGCTGGACAGGCTTTATGATTTTTTTGGTGATCTATACGTCACCCAATTTAAATCGCATGCCCTGGATATACTGGATGGCAAAATTCTGAACTTGCTGCGTCAGGGCGATGCGGTTACAGATCGCCAGAAAGCTTATCTGGTGCAAAATATGGTAACCCGGGTAAATGCTGTTCAGGCTAAATTGGGCGGTTCTGATCGACAGGCACTGATGAGTATGCCCAATCCTGAAATCAGGTATCTGGGTTATAGCAATATTTCTGAAGACATACAAAACGCGTTTGGCGTTTTATATAAAGATTATATTTACTGGAACTCAAATACAGAGGGATTACGCCTTGAATCGATAAAGTTATTGCGCTGGCTGGAAGATTCCCGTTATTTAAATTCCAATTTACACTGGCTGGTGGAATGGGGGAATACCCGTCCAGGAGCTTACAGTATTGGTCTTAATGATTTCTGGCCTGGAAGTATTAGCATCCGGGAGTATGATATTCAGCCTGCCTTCACCATTCAGGGTGATCTGGCAATTCAGCAATTGCTGGAGCAAATCGAATATGCACTGCCTGTTTATATTGACATTTCTCGTCAGGAAAGTAATTTCAAAGTCTGGTATGAAGAAAATCGCGTTAATAAATGGGAACAGTTCTCCTTTGATTTTTCAAAAGGGCAGAGAACCCTGGCTTATCAGTTTGAATGGGATCAAACCTTCGATAATATGATGACTCCCAATGGAGTTTATTTCAGTTTGATGGACCGTATTAATAATGAATTTTCTCATAAGTTGTCCATTAAAAATCCGCGATGGATTGAGATGATTCATCAATTTGCGGGGTTGCTGAATTACCAATATGAAAGCACTGAAGGCGTACAGCTTAAAGAGCTGTCTAACACCTTGGCAAAATGGGGTGAGGTACTTAATGCACGGCCTTCGCAAATCAATCAGCCTGTGCAGACAATAAAAACAACTCAGACCAGTCAGCCAGTGTCCAGCGATGCTTCGCCTGATGAAATTAAAGCAGTCAGTAACAAGTTGAGTTTTGACAATCAGGTTGATGCTGCCAAAGCCTTCCTTACCTACCGTGGCTTATTGAGAAGATTGTATGCCAAACCTTTTGTGCAATCGGTTAAAGCCTATGCAAGCGCCAAGAGTTTATATGAAAGCCAATCGAGTCTCAGCCGGGATACTTCTAATGTAATTCAGGCTTATCAAGCATTACTTGGCATTCGTCGTACCCTCGATCATTATGATCAGCTGGATGAAACCAATGCGTTCTGGGTATTGATGCGTGGCCCTCTTGATTTTTATATTGATTATACCAATCGCTATGCGTCATGTTATATTCAGCAAAAATGGCTGGATGAAGTCTATTTGCGAACAGCCACAATTGAGGGGGAAGACTTAAACGATCTGCTGTTTGGTAAAGCCGGTGTAGTCTATGCCTTCCATGAAAAATACACTAAACCGTTTATCAAGCAGGTAGGCAACAACTTCGTACCCATTTATGTATTAAAACATAAGTTTCCTCTCTCAGTGGAGTACTACCAATTCCTGAAGTCAGGATTAAATCTCGATACGGGTGATAACAGCCTGGTTAAAATCAAGAAAGAGCTGGATGCGAAACTGCCCACTGATATTACCATCAGAGCCAAACCAGTTAATTTACAACTGGGATCAACCGCTTTACCTTATAAAACAGTACTGAATGTCAAATGCAATGATGATATGGTTTCTCTGGAAAACTTCAACTATCCATCCCAAAGAACAATTCGCAAATGGACTTTGGAGTCTTGTGGACCGGTTGAAATCGATATCTATTTCCCTGCGGCAACCTTAACTATTCAATACGCGGGTAATGACGGTTTCCTTAGATTTTTGCAGGATTATAGTAAAGGCATAGTAACTTATCCTGTAAGCTTATTTCCGGATCAGGCGAAATATTTGAGGGCTAATCGGATCAATGCCATACATGTTTACTACAGTTTAAGCGGAGCAGACGACGTCACCTGGCAAATTGGACAATATTTGGCCGCCCTGAAACAAATCAAGGTTGATAAGGTGAAGTTGGATCAAGTGGTGAAAGTGCCGCGTGTAATTACTGATTGTTGGGAACAAGAGTCATAA
- a CDS encoding DotU family type IV/VI secretion system protein, which translates to MNLQSLFYDLFHYVSELKDSEFSTVSFNEFREEVLIRIKEIRNRSGSLDKDQVNTALFAVVAWIDELVQNSMWEGKKEWQHRFLQTEFFNTTDAGKEFFIYLSKIPPKQVDLFRIFYRCLTLGFRGEYHSPLDKPDLIKYKAYALEHITPDHEMVDNVEHFIAFPDGYECKVGGKMQMGRSPWKRWFLWLIPIPVLLLIYFFFYFVINNTVDNYLQMIK; encoded by the coding sequence TTGAATCTCCAATCATTATTTTATGATTTGTTTCACTATGTGAGCGAATTAAAAGACAGCGAGTTCTCTACGGTAAGCTTTAACGAGTTTAGGGAGGAGGTCCTTATCCGCATCAAGGAGATCCGAAATCGTAGTGGCTCACTGGATAAAGATCAGGTGAATACGGCTTTATTTGCTGTAGTCGCATGGATTGATGAGTTAGTCCAGAACTCCATGTGGGAAGGAAAAAAAGAGTGGCAGCATCGTTTTTTACAAACTGAGTTTTTTAATACAACGGATGCAGGAAAGGAATTCTTTATTTATTTATCTAAAATTCCGCCAAAACAAGTCGATCTGTTCCGGATTTTTTACCGCTGTCTGACCTTGGGCTTCAGAGGAGAATATCACAGTCCTCTGGATAAACCGGATTTAATTAAATACAAGGCCTACGCGCTGGAACATATTACTCCGGATCATGAAATGGTGGATAACGTAGAGCACTTTATCGCCTTTCCTGATGGATATGAATGCAAGGTTGGTGGAAAAATGCAAATGGGCCGTTCGCCCTGGAAACGATGGTTCTTATGGCTGATACCCATTCCTGTCTTGCTGTTGATTTATTTCTTTTTCTATTTTGTTATCAACAACACTGTTGATAATTATTTACAAATGATCAAATAA
- a CDS encoding DUF2169 family type VI secretion system accessory protein, with translation MQILRDPTHTLIPVFYRRENKDKLAVTLMAMFSFSQPKVFLSFQEFWTIVKKNFSDNEMLDFYLPKLRAEYFVKGSCFAYNPETRRSEVEVILDSFEKKLLIFGDRYWIINGLVKQASQPAVFQTMPLSYENAFGGEGNIYNPRGKGDRSSPNAEKSNELPNIEMPDTQLLDEADKPLPALLLPYSPDSKINNSKLGTFDRDWYENDRPFYPKNIDWTYFNRALPDQQREGYFKGNESFMIKNMHPGKKLLTGNLPGMRIRCFYQYQNPEAKLEEISLNLDTVWFIPEFEKGILIWHGQIDLIQGKKPSFLHSVHEALDEPKKTPDFYFSRLKNPAIELPVHASPPKEIRPPQPGIADELGEQLKKIRIQKEEDPETTKLRVQLNTLLSGLSPGAKMTAAKAFSSQIPKDSTLNKAQPSPHATRQLFEYISKYKEEIADGNHSSKEKQQLLDEAVILEKRLSMLDSTGKMAQYRLETASPSMYTRDDVIRAYQEKTDLKYENLAGIDLSDLDLSGIDLTGCNLSHCLLVNTKLNKANLGQVTLIGTRLDKSALLEANLTSAYIKDSLFCNVEGRLANFSKAELADCKLENCNFPQANFYYAKISESSFEQCKLTRLNAEGLIMTESSLKSSDLNQSILKYSHLERCIFDHIELSEADWSYTDCRHSQFKGISINRLKAKLTVIRHCNLTNCLFDYCELTSSELTNSHFEKSRFLHCNLEKATFAGTTIINSRIAHSNMKNWRTNADTIVSKTKFINTDLKESALLGGNFDNISWLACSMEAMQVTDNIWVNSELTQCNARKLRVSGSEMKRVDFKKTNLLQATFDQSRFIESEFSHSNLFGTTFNSCTLIDTQKLNCLEQQSYFDKKEG, from the coding sequence ATGCAAATACTACGTGATCCAACTCACACATTAATCCCTGTTTTTTATCGTCGTGAGAATAAAGATAAGCTGGCTGTGACTCTGATGGCTATGTTTTCTTTCAGCCAACCCAAAGTATTCCTGAGCTTTCAGGAGTTCTGGACCATTGTTAAAAAGAATTTTTCAGACAATGAAATGCTCGATTTCTATCTTCCAAAGCTTAGGGCCGAGTATTTTGTGAAGGGCAGTTGCTTTGCTTATAATCCTGAGACACGTCGTTCTGAAGTAGAAGTGATTCTCGACTCTTTTGAGAAGAAGTTACTAATTTTTGGTGATCGTTACTGGATCATCAATGGCTTGGTTAAGCAAGCATCACAACCCGCTGTATTTCAAACGATGCCCTTATCCTACGAAAATGCATTTGGTGGGGAAGGCAACATTTACAACCCCAGAGGGAAAGGGGACAGGAGTTCCCCTAACGCTGAAAAGTCCAATGAATTACCCAATATAGAAATGCCTGATACCCAGCTTTTAGATGAGGCAGACAAGCCGTTACCGGCTTTGCTTCTACCGTATTCACCTGATTCAAAGATCAATAATTCAAAGTTGGGAACCTTTGATCGGGATTGGTATGAAAACGACCGGCCGTTTTATCCCAAGAATATCGACTGGACTTATTTTAATCGTGCGCTTCCCGATCAGCAGCGTGAGGGGTATTTCAAAGGGAATGAAAGCTTCATGATAAAAAATATGCATCCAGGTAAAAAATTGCTGACTGGCAATCTGCCCGGTATGCGTATCCGCTGTTTTTACCAATATCAAAATCCAGAAGCTAAACTTGAGGAAATTTCTCTTAATCTCGATACGGTATGGTTTATACCCGAGTTCGAGAAAGGAATTTTAATCTGGCATGGGCAGATTGATTTGATTCAGGGTAAAAAGCCTAGCTTCCTTCATAGTGTTCACGAAGCACTTGATGAACCGAAAAAAACGCCTGATTTTTATTTCAGTCGATTAAAAAATCCGGCTATCGAACTTCCTGTTCATGCCTCTCCACCTAAAGAAATAAGACCTCCACAGCCGGGTATTGCGGATGAGCTCGGAGAACAATTAAAAAAGATACGTATTCAGAAAGAGGAGGATCCTGAAACAACAAAGCTTCGCGTGCAGCTAAATACTCTTTTGAGCGGATTATCTCCAGGGGCCAAAATGACTGCTGCGAAAGCGTTTTCGAGTCAGATTCCTAAAGATTCCACATTGAATAAAGCGCAGCCATCTCCTCATGCGACCAGACAATTATTTGAGTATATTTCCAAATATAAAGAAGAAATTGCTGATGGGAATCACTCCAGTAAGGAGAAACAGCAACTATTAGATGAAGCGGTCATACTGGAAAAAAGGCTCAGCATGCTCGATTCCACTGGGAAAATGGCGCAATATCGTCTTGAAACAGCTAGTCCTTCAATGTACACGCGAGACGATGTTATCAGGGCTTATCAGGAAAAAACAGATCTTAAATATGAAAATTTGGCCGGTATTGACCTATCTGACCTGGATTTGTCAGGAATTGACTTGACGGGCTGTAATTTGAGCCATTGTTTATTAGTCAATACCAAATTAAATAAGGCTAATCTTGGGCAGGTCACTTTAATCGGCACTCGACTGGACAAATCAGCTTTGCTGGAAGCAAATCTGACTTCTGCTTATATCAAAGATAGCTTATTCTGCAATGTGGAAGGAAGGCTTGCAAATTTTTCAAAAGCTGAATTGGCCGATTGCAAGCTTGAAAACTGCAACTTCCCACAAGCCAATTTTTATTATGCAAAAATTAGCGAATCCAGTTTTGAACAGTGTAAATTAACTCGCTTAAACGCTGAGGGTTTGATAATGACTGAGAGTTCATTAAAATCCAGCGATTTAAATCAATCCATTTTGAAATACAGTCATTTAGAACGCTGCATTTTTGACCATATTGAGCTATCAGAGGCTGATTGGTCTTACACAGATTGTCGGCATAGCCAATTTAAAGGCATTAGTATCAATCGATTGAAAGCCAAACTAACGGTGATAAGACATTGTAACCTGACTAATTGTCTCTTTGATTATTGCGAATTAACCTCTTCGGAGCTGACTAATTCCCATTTCGAGAAAAGCAGATTCTTACATTGTAATTTGGAGAAGGCAACCTTTGCTGGTACCACGATAATCAATAGCCGAATTGCCCACTCCAATATGAAAAACTGGCGCACCAATGCTGATACAATAGTTAGCAAAACGAAATTTATTAATACAGATTTGAAAGAGTCGGCTTTGCTTGGCGGCAATTTTGATAATATTTCCTGGTTAGCCTGTAGCATGGAAGCGATGCAAGTCACTGATAATATTTGGGTTAATTCGGAGCTCACTCAGTGCAACGCCAGGAAATTACGAGTTTCAGGCAGTGAAATGAAGAGGGTTGATTTTAAAAAGACCAATCTGCTTCAGGCAACTTTTGATCAAAGTCGTTTTATTGAGTCCGAATTTAGTCATTCTAATTTATTTGGAACAACTTTTAATAGTTGTACATTAATTGATACTCAAAAACTGAATTGTCTTGAACAGCAAAGTTATTTTGACAAAAAGGAAGGCTAG